From one Babesia bovis T2Bo chromosome 3, whole genome shotgun sequence genomic stretch:
- a CDS encoding Phosphorylase family protein → MAKTAVCPPGIMNKIGVPLDRIHPVAIVVGDPKWLEMLASLATRQEFFARYKSLSSMELEFNGQTFFALSFGFGATNLHRLLTELAVFGVKCVILITNTFSLLPGRVPANALCITYAACRGDYASTIEVDLAYPAIAHPDATRALRKAAEELKLDYHLTRTLTNDYAYNSKLGRPNALRDEIRKTDVELEDRDIACFFVFSSYRGMVCGAISCNETEPNTFDPNTAAPIESDEAIEGRKQAMKVALLAASKLCVEHAFTD, encoded by the coding sequence ATGGCGAAGACTGCTGTGTGCCCTCCGGGTATTATGAACAAGATCGGTGTGCCACTTGACCGCATCCACCCAGTGGCTATTGTCGTCGGTGACCCTAAATGGCTTGAGATGTTGGCATCTCTAGCTACGCGTCAAGAGTTTTTCGCTCGTTACAAGTCACTTTCTTCCATGGAGCTTGAGTTCAACGGGCAGACCTTCTTTGCTCTTAGTTTTGGTTTCGGTGCTACTAATTTGCACCGTCTATTGACTGAGCTTGCTGTATTTGGTGTGAAATGCGTAATTCTTATTACTAACACCTTCTCTTTGTTACCTGGTCGTGTTCCTGCCAATGCTCTTTGCATTACGTATGCCGCTTGCCGTGGCGACTATGCTTCTACTATAGAAGTCGACTTGGCATACCCAGCTATCGCTCATCCCGATGCCACTCGTGCTTTACGCAAGGCTGCTGAGGAACTGAAGCTTGATTACCATTTAACTAGGACCTTGACTAATGACTATGCCTACAACTCGAAGCTCGGGCGCCCCAATGCTCTTCGTGATGAAATTCGCAAGACGGACGTTGAGTTGGAGGATCGTGACATTGCATGTTTCTTTGTGTTCTCTAGCTACCGCGGTATGGTTTGTGGCGCCATCTCTTGCAACGAGACTGAGCCTAACACATTTGACCCTAACACTGCTGCTCCCATCGAGAGTGACGAGGCCATTGAGGGCAGGAAGCAGGCTATGAAGGTCGCTCTATTGGCTGCTTCCAAGTTGTGCGTGGAGCATGCCTTCACAGACTAA
- a CDS encoding Mitochondrial dicarboxylate/tricarboxylate transporter family protein: MATYNLDFLPLGAQPIVKPCMPFILGGTSGCLATVCIQPIDMVKVRIQLAAAAGHTQPKPIALFRHMLKHEGLRSMYKGLDAACARQILYTTTRLGLFRTISDVVKERQGTQRIPFYQKCLIGLFSGAAGAFIGNPADLALVRMQSNLSLPVAQRKNYGGIFSTVCRISQEEGIGSLWKGATPTIVRAMALNVAMLATYDQSKETLSPYIKDKSTLTVASSAISAWFAVVASLPFDYVKTCLQKQGSGKAQYSGVTDCFIKNYREGGLKRFYSSYSAFYMRIAPHIIITLILREYFDHLFTRK, encoded by the coding sequence ATGGCAACCTATAATCTAGACTTCCTTCCACTTGGGGCACAGCCGATAGTTAAGCCGTGTATGCCGTTTATCCTTGGCGGTACTTCCGGTTGTTTGGCTACGGTGTGTATACAGCCCATTGATATGGTGAAAGTAAGGATACAGCTCGCTGCGGCTGCTGGTCACACACAGCCCAAACCTATCGCACTATTTAGACACATGCTGAAGCATGAGGGACTTCGCTCGATGTACAAGGGGCTTGATGCGGCATGTGCTCGCCAGATATTGTACACAACAACTCGTCTGGGTCTATTCAGGACTATCAGTGACGTTGTTAAGGAGCGTCAAGGTACCCAGCGCATCCCCTTTTACCAGAAGTGTCTTATCGGTCTTTTCAGTGGCGCTGCCGGCGCCTTCATTGGTAACCCGGCTGATTTGGCACTTGTAAGGATGCAGTCTAACCTCTCACTTCCGGTAGCTCAGCGTAAAAATTACGGTGGCATTTTCAGCACTGTGTGCCGTATATCACAAGAGGAAGGAATCGGTAGTCTGTGGAAGGGCGCTACTCCAACCATAGTCAGGGCCATGGCGCTTAATGTCGCCATGCTTGCTACTTACGACCAATCTAAGGAGACGCTGAGTCCCTATATCAAGGACAAGTCGACGTTGACTGTGGCCAGCAGCGCCATAAGTGCTTGGTTTGCTGTAGTAGCGAGCTTGCCATTTGATTACGTCAAGACCTGTTTGCAGAAACAGGGTTCCGGGAAGGCCCAGTACTCCGGCGTCACCGACTGTTTCATCAAGAACTATAGAGAAGGAGGCTTGAAGCGCTTTTATTCATCTTACAGCGCATTTTACATGAGAATTGCACCTCATATTATTATAACACTGATACTGCGGGAGTACTTTGACCATCTATTCACCAGGAAGTAG
- a CDS encoding Eukaryotic translation initiation factor eIF2A family protein, whose amino-acid sequence MATGNSEMNMFLVHSKNSLCINSCISGTSAPESKVDNAGDDSARSEVAASYSSSTLWSLNRAARCYSRSPNNTVAIVDDRLGLSILHVKTDGSSEFAFDTLRGVGKFRNLYTPIGCKNIRYLQWSDNGVYLVIYFNLSNCAKEPGIAVDENLHIWDITQQCIVGSFCTRRMSPEQWPIIKWVGPSDNFVYCYGQQVSLYAITSPEGTYLKTTRLLLSIPIPRVFSVEVFYHENEASLLDGMVPSSDDEGTLVHAVTESVATMSLQTAPGLSSDSDTPGTQLDSAIKGYISIAAYTKADIANQVSGNLRICTIRCMGGDMFRVSSYDHELKTEDYADMLWSPSGKYLLVLGQSTVDLAGEKYGSTSNCLLYRATGAFICRVNTNTIHDARWCPTRDEFILMEGNMPCDITLYNTDCIRLFEFPKMYRNTIKWNPLGNMVALCGFGNLAGEICFWYRKDNGEYEQIVQFKEPCTVISEWSYDARYFITASTFPRMKVDNCIKIFSHEADLLDSKTFDECYGVCWIKTPETSWSFVRPRVRKSAGRKAVYRPKILPKDDMQRRVSDVKDVDPDKLSRNVDPGSWNVSPALASANAHTMRDNGYRGSLFSNDYGDKNDPNVDLLDAFRHVFSLQQNGHVSTQLVPTEPPVPHFNNRVPVEPMVSEKPPDRRTSASARGTGVKMPPEDAAKSLSMLMHLKKQMQGEKSKPLQQTILDEVQLLKLLLEAKNRSVNRTRVE is encoded by the coding sequence ATGGCCACTGGCAACTCGGAGATGAACATGTTTTTAGTCCACAGTAAAAATAGTCTGTGCATCAACAGTTGCATTTCGGGTACCTCGGCACCTGAGTCCAAAGTTGATAATGCAGGCGATGACAGCGCGCGTTCCGAGGTGGCTGCATCCTATTCTAGCAGTACTCTGTGGTCTCTCAACCGCGCTGCTCGATGCTACTCTAGATCTCCCAATAACACTGTTGCTATTGTTGACGATCGACTTGGTCTTTCTATTTTACATGTCAAGACCGATGGTTCTTCTGAATTTGCCTTTGACACTTTGCGCGGTGTAGGCAAGTTCCGCAACCTGTACACGCCCATCGGGTGCAAGAACATTAGGTACCTACAGTGGTCCGACAATGGCGTATACCTGGTGATATACTTTAACCTAAGCAACTGTGCCAAGGAGCCCGGTATAGCCGTTGACGAGAATTTGCACATTTGGGATATTACACAACAATGCATTGTGGGCAGTTTTTGCACGCGCCGTATGTCGCCTGAGCAGTGGCCTATTATCAAGTGGGTTGGTCCCAGCGATAATTTCGTTTACTGCTATGGCCAGCAGGTATCCCTCTATGCAATCACTTCCCCAGAGGGTACATATTTAAAGACCACCCGCCTGCTGCTGTCAATACCTATCCCGCGGGTGTTCTCAGTTGAAGTGTTTTACCACGAGAATGAAGCAAGTCTGTTGGACGGCATGGTACCGAGTTCTGATGACGAGGGCACCTTGGTACACGCTGTAACTGAATCTGTAGCTACAATGTCGCTGCAGACAGCGCCTGGCTTGTCTAGTGACAGTGACACTCCAGGGACACAACTGGATAGTGCCATCAAGGGATACATATCCATTGCGGCGTACACCAAGGCTGACATTGCAAACCAGGTGTCAGGAAACTTGAGAATATGTACCATCAGGTGCATGGGTGGCGATATGTTTCGAGTGTCGTCATACGACCACGAGTTGAAGACGGAGGATTATGCCGATATGCTGTGGTCGCCATCCGGCAAGTACCTACTTGTGCTAGGGCAGTCTACAGTGGACCTAGCAGGCGAGAAGTACGGCTCCACGTCTAACTGTTTGTTGTACCGGGCTACAGGAGCATTCATATGCCGTGTAAACACCAACACTATCCACGACGCCCGTTGGTGCCCTACGCGGGATGAATTCATACTCATGGAAGGTAATATGCCATGTGATATAACGCTATACAATACCGATTGCATACGTCTATTCGAGTTCCCGAAGATGTATCGCAACACAATCAAGTGGAACCCGCTGGGCAACATGGTAGCCCTATGCGGTTTCGGCAACCTCGCGGGTGAAATTTGCTTCTGGTACCGCAAAGATAACGGGGAATATGAACAGATCGTGCAGTTTAAGGAGCCGTGTACCGTAATATCGGAATGGTCGTACGACGCGCGGTACTTCATCACTGCCTCTACGTTCCCGCGCATGAAGGTTGACAATTGCATAAAGATATTCAGCCACGAGGCTGATTTACTAGATAGCAAGACTTTCGACGAGTGCTATGGCGTCTGCTGGATTAAGACACCGGAGACCAGTTGGTCGTTCGTGCGCCCTCGAGTGCGCAAAAGCGCAGGTCGTAAAGCTGTATACAGGCCTAAAATACTACCAAAGGACGATATGCAGCGCCGTGTGAGCGATGTGAAGGATGTGGATCCAGATAAGCTGTCCAGGAATGTTGACCCAGGCTCTTGGAACGTCTCACCGGCACTGGCCTCGGCCAATGCCCACACCATGCGAGATAACGGTTACCGCGGGTCGCTATTCTCAAACGACTACGGAGATAAGAACGACCCGAATGTGGATTTGCTAGACGCATTCCGCCATGTATTCTCCCTGCAGCAAAATGGACACGTTAGTACCCAGCTGGTGCCTACTGAACCCCCGGTACCGCATTTCAACAACCGGGTTCCTGTAGAACCCATGGTCAGTGAAAAGCCACCAGATCGCAGAACGTCAGCCAGTGCCCGTGGTACTGGAGTTAAAATGCCACCGGAGGACGCTGCCAAAAGCTTGTCTATGCTGATGCACCTCAAGAAGCAGATGCAAGGAGAAAAGTCAAAACCACTTCAGCAAACTATTTTGGACGAGGTGCAGCTGCTTAAGCTGCTCCTGGAGGCCAAAAACAGGTCTGTAAACCGCACTCGCGTTGAATAG
- a CDS encoding Histidyl-tRNA synthetase family protein: MAPWYHLWWVLACLVVESRRFQRHPAFLIPSYIHIPPLRAEAHSNVAKYTVRGGQCFLPAEQHEQRILQDEWRRVSDLFGFAEYSIGVLAHADLFKSRGVQQNSDTGSLANDHPDKGFGLTLGPSDHGLPETDIDTTDDISLNANQEHRNELYEFTDRKGRRLALRGDVTPQFMAMLKEHWELPIKHNLNALETKQITKWFTMADCWRYERPGHCRRRNHIQWTCDIVGIPNEDAEIELLTMLITFYKNVGLTNKDIAIHLNHVDALPTLLESMGKPVKDHTWMHQFRKVIDKYRKINRNELCIALNQLGFSYDEINKLLDSIANCSDINTYAKLFGNETPFVKSLQNIVHGVEHAQHSDWLHMDLSIVRGTDYYTGAVFECFDRMHPQHRAIAGGGRYDNYLGPKENNDRQLSYSVGFGMGNIGIIETMRSRNLLQEQIFTDIVLYNPHSSSRVPLRGVDLVHVNKVLYSLRDSGIKVFHYFQGTKLAKALEFAERASSIALIYPKLDDATGTLVYQVHNIPSKSKTLVAKEDIIQFLERMRRHKTN, translated from the exons ATGGCACCCTGGTACCATCTATGGTGGGTATTGGCATGTCTAGTAGTAGAATCACGCAGATTCCAGCGCCATCCCGCATTCCTGATACCTAGTtacatccatataccacccttGCGTGCCGAGGCGCATAGTAATGTTGCGAAATACACAGTAAGAGGTGGCCAGTGCTTCCTTCCAGCGGAGCAACATGAGCAGAGAATCCTGCAGGATGAA TGGCGACGAGTGTCTGATTTGTTTGGATTCGCAGAATACTCAATAGGAGTACTGGCCCATGCTGACTTGTTCAAGTCCAGGGGAGTACAACAGAATAGCGACACGGGATCACTAGCAAATGATCACCCGGATAAAGGATTTGGATTGACATTGGGTCCAAGTGATCACGGTCTACCGGAAACTGATATTGATACTAcagatgatatatcccTAAATGCTAACCAGGAGCATCGAAATGAACTGTATGAATTCACGGATCGTAAAGGACGAAGATTAGCATTGCGTGGTGATGTGACACCGCAGTTCATGGCAATGCTAAAGGAACATTGGGAACTACCGATAAAACATAACTTGAACGCACTAGAAACTAAACAGATAACCAAGTGGTTTACCATGGCAGATTGCTGGAGATATGAACGACCGGGTCACTGCCGAAGACGTAATCATATACAGTGGACATGTGACATTGTAGGTATACCCAATGAAGATGCTGAAATTGAGCTGTTGACCATGCTAATCACATTCTACAAGAATGTAGGATTAACCAACaaagatatcgcaattcaCCTCAACCACGTAGATGCATTGCCAACACTACTGGAATCCATGGGCAAGCCCGTTAAAGACCACACGTGGATGCACCAATTTAGAAAAGTTATCGATAAGTACAGGAAAATAAATCGCAATGAACTGTGCATAGCACTGAATCAACTAGGATTCAGTTATGATGAAATAAACAAGCTACTTGATAGCATAGCCAACTGCTCTGATATCAATACATACGCGAAGCTATTTGGAAATGAAACCCCGTTTGTGAAGTCACTGCA AAATATTGTACACGGGGTCGAGCATGCGCAACACTCAGATTGGCTACATATGGACCTGAGCATAGTAAGAGGTACCGATTACTATACCGGGGCCGTGTTCGAGTGCTTCGATCGTATGCACCCGCAGCATAGAGCTATCGCTGGAGGAGGTAGATACGACAACTATTTAGGACCTAAAGAAAATAACGACAGGCAGCTGTCGTATTCAGTAGGTTTCGGCATGGGAAACATTGGTATCATAGAAACCATGCGGTCAAG GAATTTACTCCAAGAGCAGATTTTCACGGATATAGTGCTATACAACCCACATAGTAGCTCTAGAGTCCCGTTACGCGGAGTTGACCTTGTGCACGTTAACAAGGTACTCTATTCACTGCGTGATAGTGGAATTAAAGTGTTCCACTACTTCCAAGGAACTAAGCTCGCTAAGGCACTGGAATTCGCAGAACGTGCCTCATCAATTGCACTGATATATCCAAAGCTGGACGACGCTACAGGGACATTGGTTTACCAAGTGCATAATATACCCAGTAAATCCAAG ACACTGGTTGCTAAAGAAGACATTATACAATTCCTAGAACGTATGCGCCGTCACAAAACAAATTGA
- a CDS encoding ThiF (thiamine biosynthesis) family protein, whose amino-acid sequence MSTQKDDPVSRLKALERMGVVEDYSKIYGCSVIIVGVGGVGAVVAEMLTRCGIGKLILFDYDDVELANMNRLFYTPSQVGMSKVEAAKQTLNAINSSVDIESINANICKDYDIFYDRICHGGLSGSRVDLVLSCVDNYAARVTINKACCQAGQLWMNSGVAENAMSGQIQTCDPGITGCFLCAPPYIVAVKGDESTIKRPDVCTASLPTTMGVVAGLLAHNALKYLLKFGQTTCMLTYNSLQDYFPSYSIGCNPECTERYCLQRQEERFSERESFKAQQHAEADCANDAAVEHETNEYNITVVDDVTVDTNSPPSATADSGSSEKLSLKELRERLKDVTTRS is encoded by the exons ATGTCTACACAGAAGGACGATCCCGTATCACGGTTGAAAGCGCTTGAGCGCATGGGTGTCGTGGAGGACTATAGCAAGATTTATGGCTGCAGTGTGATTATCGTTGGTGTTGGCGGTGTTGGTGCCGTTGTTGCTGAGATGTTAACTCGTTGTGGGATAGGGAAGTTGATCCTTTTTGACTACGACGACGTTGAGCTTGCTAATATGAACCGTTTATTCTACACTCCAAGCCAGGTTGGCATGTCTAAAGTAGAG GCTGCTAAACAGACATTGAACGCTATAAATTCATCTGTCGATATTGAGTCTATCAATGCCAACATTTGCAAGGATTACGACATATTCTATGACCGCATTTGCCATGGTGGTCTTAGTGGGTCTAGGGTTGACCTTGTACTATCATGTGTTGACAACTACGCTGCTAGGGTGACTATTAACAAGGCATGTTGTCAAGCAGGTCAGTTATGGATGAATTCTGGTGTAGCTGAGAATGCCATGAGTGGACAGATACAGACTTGTGACCCTGGTATCACTGGTTGTTTTTTGTGTGCTCCGCCATATATAGTAGCTGTCAAGGGTGATGAGAGCACTATCAAGCGTCCGGATGTCTGTACTGCTAGCTTACCTACTACTATGGGTGTGGTTGCTGGTTTGTTGGCTCACAACGCTTTGAAGTATTTGCTTAAATTCGGCCAAACTACTTGCATGTTGACTTACAACTCGTTGCAAGATTATTTTCCTAGTTACTCCATTGGTTGCAACCCCGAGTGCACGGAACGCTACTGTTTACAACGTCAGGAAGAGCGTTTTTCGGAGCGTGAGAGCTTCAAGGCTCAGCAACATGCCGAGGCGGATTGTGCCAATGACGCTGCCGTTGAGCATGAGACCAATGAGTACAACATCACGGTGGTTGATGACGTGACAGTGGATACTAATAGCCCACCCAGTGCTACTGCAGACTCCGGTAGCAGTGAGAAACTATCCTTAAAAGAGCTTCGGGAGCGCTTAAAGGACGTTACAACACGTTCTTGA
- a CDS encoding DEAD/DEAH box helicase family protein: protein MSSFRRFERLKRLGALYRGIQSVFDLEHIETDNSVPSDPITQSTSSDPGSLDHLSPQGSKPKKLSKSRKRSLRAGLESKTDDSVESLGIDSSLVTWLHESGISVLTRVQKLSIPKFLRTGLDLLVQSHTGSGKTLCFVIPMLDMFLKSGSTVTSQGLINVFSVIILPTRELATQVHSVVNSASSHVSIQCLVLIGGCSLDHDVKSIHRLKDGLRPIVIATPGRLRHMIDLLSQEKLWTFKEVCMLVLDEADRLLEMGYQTDMTTIIGTMPKQRKTGFFSATLPVEVLAFAKRILRNYEFINADAGAIDASDNGTVYATPRTLNNFYVMLDPREKLHFLLLLLHYLRHTGVRKCAVFFLTCDLVDYFFQVLGSSLGTDSGTVLYRIHRKMPTPRRQRQLDMFRSVDTTETRLQVMLCTDVFSRGIDIPEIEWVIQYDAPQDPNFYVHRIGRVSRAGAAGNAILLLNHSELPYVQFQLNRKIPLTPVSSSIIDWITSYYSIDSSAPYILDPGNTTVNNGESYIDYLLGTSPDIPVLPWDYTCKLLSFLRYAISIERSLMILASKAFVSYTRAYSEHRLKSIFEQRSVDYGGLATSFGVLRVPRVKEILGKALRHFVNSDIDPGKVAFLDPEKEKARLAQLELRKQVERPRVEKVKPAPIKQQRTRSEKRIAKRENVWREWDELAREEALIRKLKRGKINKEQYEHLLGAEEAVEQPGNIELVPQEESDWEKELDDFVNECNRRNRNHQR from the exons ATGTCTTCCTTTAGGCGATTCGAACGCTTAAAGCGTTTGGGCGCCTTATATCGTGGCATTCAATCGGTGTTTGATCTAGAACACATAGAAACAGATAATTCTGTGCCATCAGATCCCATTACTCAATCCACCAGCAGTGACCCAGGTTCTCTGGACCATTTATCACCCCAAGGAAGCAAGCCAAAGAAGTTGTCTAAATCTCGCAAACGCTCTCTTAGAGCTGGTTTGGAATCTAAAACTGATGACAGTGTAGAATCATTGGGTATTGACTCTAGTCTTGTTACATGGCTTCATGAGAGTGGTATCTCCGTGTTAACTCGTGTACAGAAACTGTCTATTCCCAAGTTTCTTCGCACTGGTTTGGACTTATTAGTTCAATCGCATACTGGTTCTGGCAAAACTCTATGTTTTGTGATACCTATGTTAGACATGTTTTTGAAATCTGGGTCTACAGTAACATCTCAGGGTCTGATTAACGTATTTTCTGTTATAATTTTACCTACTCGTGAACTTGCAACTCAAGTCCATTCCGTGGTTAATTCTGCAAGTTCTCATGTAAGTATCCAGTGCCTTGTATTGATTGGTGGCTGCTCTTTGGATCATGACGTCAAGTCCATCCATCGGTTGAAGGATGGTCTTCGTCCGATTGTCATTGCTACTCCAGGCCGTTTACGTCACATGATTGATTTGTTAAGCCAGGAGAAGCTATGGACTTTTAAGGAAGTCTGTATGCTAGTACTGGATGAGGCGGATCGTTTGTTGGAGATGGGTTACCAGACTGACATGACAACTATTATTGGCACTATGCCAAAGCAGCGAAAGACTGGATTCTTTTCTGCTACATTGCCCGTTGAGGTCTTAGCGTTCGCCAAGCGGATATTACGCAATTATGAGTTTATCAATGCTGACGCTGGTGCTATTGATGCATCTGATAACGGTACTGTCTATGCCACTCCTCGTACTCTTAATAACTTTTATGTGATGCTAGATCCTCGGGAGAAATTACACTTTTTATTACTGTTATTACACTATTTACGTCACACTGGAGTCCGTAAATGTGCTGTATTCTTCTTAACATGCGACTTGGTTGACTACTTTTTCCAGGTACTAGGATCCTCTTTGGGTACTGACAGTGGTACTGTACTTTATAGGATTCATCGCAAGATGCCAACTCCTAGACGTCAGCGCCAGTTAGATATGTTTCGGTCTGTGGATACCACTGAGACCCGTTTACAGGTGATGCTGTGCACTGATGTTTTTTCTCGTGGCATTGACATTCCTGAGATTGAGTGGGTTATACAGTACGACGCTCCTCAGGATCCTAATTTCTACGTTCATCGCATTGGAAGGGTATCTCGTGCCGGTGCTGCTGGTAATGCTATATTACTTCTGAACCATTCTGAGCTTCCCTATGTCCAATTCCAATTAAATCGCAAGATACCCTTGACACCGGTTTCTAGTAGTATTATTGACTGGATTACTAGCTATTATTCTATCGATTCAAGTGcaccatatatattagaCCCGGGCAATACAACTGTGAACAATGGCGAGTCCTATATCGACTATTTATTGGGAACATCCCCTGATATCCCTGTGCTACCATGGGACTACACTTGCAAATTGTTATCATTCTTACGTTATGCGATATCAATTGAAAGATCATTAATGATCCTTGCAAGTAAGGCTTTTGTATCCTATACTCGTGCTTACTCTGAGCACCGCTTAAAGAGCATTTTTGAGCAGCGCAGTGTTGATTACGGCGGTTTGGCTACATCGTTTGGTGTACTGCGTGTACCTCGTGTTAAGGAGATTTTGGGGAAAGCACTTCGCCACTTTGTTAATAGTGACATCGATCCTGGTAAGGTAGCTTTTCTGGACCCTGAGAAGGAAAAGGCGAGGTTAGCACAGCTGGAATTGCGTAAGCAGGTGGAACGCCCGAGGGTCGAGAAGGTGAAACCAGCTCCCATCAAGCAGCAGCGCACGCGCAGTGAAAAGCGAATCGCCAAGCG TGAAAACGTTTGGCGCGAATGGGACGAGTTAGCCCGTGAGGAGGCTCTCATCAGGAAGCTTAAGCGTGGCAAGATTAATAAGGAGCAGTACGAGCATCTGCTTGGTGCTGAGGAAGCGGTGGAACAGCCTGGCAATATAGAACTTGTGCCTCAGGAGGAATCCGATTGGGAGAAG GAACTTGACGACTTTGTCAATGAGTGCAACAGGCGTAATCGCAATCACCAAAGGTGA